The following coding sequences lie in one Vibrio sp. BS-M-Sm-2 genomic window:
- a CDS encoding DUF4124 domain-containing protein, protein MKNILLLIGLTVALSCSAQTVYTWVDEDGVLHFSDNPSAQDAEALRLPDVQASASAPKFEASTPVDTAALPTTKTATPAKNQAKTETTKREVPTQLALTMLTPVHDQTIHSNRGLIPIQIDLNRKLGIGEQLQLILDGRRYGAPQTQPIWELKGIDRGTHTIAIQAHRSGKLIASTSPVTVYLHRATLK, encoded by the coding sequence ATGAAAAATATACTGTTACTGATCGGGTTAACAGTCGCGCTCTCGTGCTCTGCTCAAACGGTGTATACCTGGGTGGATGAGGATGGCGTGCTCCACTTTAGTGATAACCCTAGCGCTCAAGATGCCGAGGCTCTTCGCCTGCCAGATGTGCAAGCTTCAGCATCCGCCCCTAAATTTGAGGCCTCAACTCCGGTAGACACCGCTGCTTTACCTACAACTAAAACGGCAACGCCAGCTAAAAATCAGGCAAAAACAGAAACCACAAAACGTGAGGTCCCCACTCAATTAGCCCTCACCATGCTGACTCCAGTTCATGATCAAACCATTCATAGCAACCGCGGCTTAATCCCGATTCAGATAGATCTCAACCGAAAACTTGGTATCGGGGAGCAATTACAATTGATACTCGATGGCCGTCGTTATGGCGCCCCACAGACCCAACCTATTTGGGAATTAAAAGGTATCGATCGAGGTACTCACACCATTGCAATTCAAGCACATAGAAGCGGCAAGCTTATTGCATCTACTAGTCCAGTCACCGTGTATTTACATCGAGCGACGCTCAAGTAG
- a CDS encoding DUF2959 domain-containing protein, whose product MPYLIVIVLSIFTLTGCQSAYYSAMEQVGYHKRDIMVDRVEDAKESQQDAQEEFTSALEALSSLTNFSGGDLEDMYNQINDKYQDSEKAAQNVSDRIAAIEDVSDALFEEWQNELDLYTSDSLRRSSEQKLRETKSSYQTMLSAMKRAEKKMDPVLNTLRDNTLYLKHNLNASAVGSLQGEFMSLEKDIAYAIKQMNAAIAESDKFLAQLNQK is encoded by the coding sequence ATGCCTTATTTAATAGTTATAGTCCTCTCTATTTTTACTCTTACTGGATGCCAATCCGCTTATTACTCTGCAATGGAACAGGTGGGCTACCACAAACGTGACATCATGGTCGATAGAGTAGAAGACGCTAAAGAGTCGCAGCAGGATGCTCAGGAAGAGTTTACCAGCGCACTTGAAGCACTCAGCAGCCTGACTAACTTCAGTGGTGGCGACCTTGAAGACATGTACAACCAGATCAACGATAAATACCAAGACAGTGAGAAAGCCGCGCAAAATGTCAGTGATCGTATTGCTGCGATCGAAGATGTGTCAGATGCGCTGTTTGAAGAGTGGCAGAATGAATTAGATCTCTACACCAGTGATTCACTGCGCCGCTCGAGTGAGCAAAAGTTGCGTGAAACCAAATCGTCTTACCAAACGATGCTGTCAGCAATGAAGCGCGCCGAGAAGAAAATGGATCCCGTGCTCAATACCCTTCGCGATAACACGCTTTACTTGAAGCACAACCTCAATGCGAGTGCTGTGGGTTCACTGCAGGGTGAATTTATGAGCTTAGAAAAAGACATCGCCTACGCGATCAAACAGATGAATGCTGCAATAGCAGAATCGGATAAGTTCCTAGCTCAACTGAACCAGAAATAA
- the typA gene encoding translational GTPase TypA: MSTPQIDKLRNIAIIAHVDHGKTTLVDKLLQQSGTLESRGEAEERVMDSNDIEKERGITILAKNTAINWNDYRINIVDTPGHADFGGEVERIMSMVDSVLLIVDAVDGPMPQTRFVTQKAFAHGLKPIVVINKIDRPGARPDWVMDQVFDLFDNLGATDEQLDFTVVYASALNGWATMTEGETGENMEPLFQAVVDTVDAPAVDLDGPLQMQISQLDYSSYVGVIGVARVTRGSVKPNQQVTIVNAEGKKRNGKVGTVLGYLGLDRHEVEQANAGDIIAITGLGELKISDTICDVNNVEAMTPLSVDEPTVTMTFQVNTSPFAGKEGKFVTSRNILERLEKELVHNVALRVEETDNPDRFRVSGRGELHLSILIENMRREGFELAVSRPEVIIKKDEDGNLTEPFETVTIDVLEEHQGGIMENIGLRKGELTDMSPDGKGRVRMDFMMPSRGLIGFQTEFLTLTSGSGLLYHSFDHYGPHKGGVIGQRNNGVLISNATGKALTYALFNLQERGRLFAEHADEVYEGQIIGIHNRSNDLTVNCLKGKQLTNVRASGTDEAQVLSPPIRHTLEQALEFIDEDELVEVTPVSIRIRKKLLTENERKRAARPAKA, translated from the coding sequence ATGTCTACTCCACAGATTGATAAGTTAAGAAATATCGCGATCATCGCGCACGTTGACCACGGTAAAACGACTTTGGTTGATAAACTGCTACAACAGTCAGGCACTCTTGAGTCTCGTGGTGAAGCTGAAGAGCGTGTCATGGATTCGAATGACATCGAAAAAGAGCGTGGCATTACCATTCTTGCTAAGAACACAGCAATCAACTGGAATGATTACCGCATCAACATCGTAGATACTCCGGGACACGCGGACTTCGGTGGTGAAGTTGAGCGTATCATGTCTATGGTTGACTCTGTTCTGCTTATCGTTGACGCAGTTGATGGCCCAATGCCTCAAACTCGTTTCGTAACGCAAAAAGCATTCGCACACGGTCTTAAGCCAATCGTTGTAATCAACAAGATTGACCGCCCAGGCGCTCGTCCTGATTGGGTTATGGATCAAGTATTCGACCTTTTCGACAACCTAGGTGCTACTGATGAGCAACTAGACTTCACAGTTGTTTACGCTTCAGCTCTAAACGGTTGGGCAACAATGACTGAAGGCGAAACTGGCGAGAACATGGAACCATTGTTCCAAGCTGTTGTTGATACAGTAGACGCGCCTGCAGTTGACCTTGACGGCCCACTACAAATGCAAATTTCGCAACTTGATTACAGCTCTTACGTAGGTGTTATCGGTGTTGCTCGTGTTACTCGTGGTTCTGTTAAGCCAAACCAACAAGTAACTATCGTAAATGCAGAAGGCAAAAAACGTAACGGTAAAGTAGGTACAGTTCTTGGTTACCTAGGTCTTGACCGTCACGAAGTTGAGCAAGCTAACGCTGGCGACATCATTGCAATCACTGGTCTTGGTGAGCTGAAAATTTCAGACACTATCTGTGACGTAAATAATGTTGAAGCAATGACTCCGCTTTCTGTTGATGAACCAACAGTAACAATGACGTTCCAAGTAAACACTTCTCCGTTCGCGGGTAAAGAAGGTAAGTTCGTTACTTCACGTAACATCCTTGAGCGTCTAGAAAAAGAACTAGTACACAACGTTGCACTACGTGTTGAAGAAACTGATAACCCAGATCGTTTCCGTGTTTCTGGTCGTGGTGAACTTCACCTATCTATCCTGATCGAAAACATGCGTCGTGAAGGCTTCGAGCTAGCTGTATCTCGTCCAGAAGTTATCATCAAGAAAGACGAAGATGGCAACCTAACTGAACCGTTTGAAACTGTGACTATCGACGTGCTTGAAGAGCACCAAGGTGGCATCATGGAAAACATCGGTCTACGTAAAGGTGAGCTAACTGATATGTCTCCAGATGGCAAAGGCCGTGTTCGCATGGACTTCATGATGCCTTCTCGTGGTCTTATCGGTTTCCAAACTGAGTTCCTAACTCTAACGTCTGGTTCTGGTCTTCTTTACCACTCATTTGATCACTACGGTCCTCACAAAGGCGGCGTAATCGGTCAACGTAACAACGGTGTTCTAATCTCGAACGCGACTGGTAAAGCACTGACTTACGCACTATTCAACCTACAAGAACGTGGTCGTCTATTTGCTGAGCACGCAGATGAAGTATACGAAGGTCAAATCATCGGTATTCATAACCGTTCAAACGACCTAACAGTAAACTGTCTGAAAGGTAAGCAGCTAACGAACGTTCGTGCATCAGGTACTGATGAAGCACAGGTTCTTTCGCCACCTATCCGTCACACTCTAGAGCAAGCTCTTGAGTTCATCGACGAAGACGAACTAGTAGAAGTAACGCCTGTAAGCATTCGTATCCGTAAGAAACTTCTTACTGAAAACGAACGTAAGCGTGCAGCACGTCCAGCTAAGGCTTAA
- the glnG gene encoding nitrogen regulation protein NR(I), with the protein MSKGYVWVVDDDSSIRWVVEKTLSSADIKCETFADAESVLLALERETPDVLVSDIRMPGIDGIELLHQVHQRSPDLPVIIMTAHSDLDAAVNAYQKGAFEYLPKPFDIDETLTLVERAIAHSQEQKREQASEVAEDTNAPEIIGEAPAMQEVFRAIGRLSRSSISVLINGESGTGKELVAHALHRHSPRAKKPFIALNMAAIPKDLIESELFGHEKGAFTGANSVRQGRFEQANGGTLFLDEIGDMPLDIQTRLLRVLSDGQFYRVGGHSAVKVDVRIVAATHQDLERLVHEGDFREDLFHRLNVIRIHIPALRERKQDIEKLTHHFLASAAEELGVEVKTLHPETILKLNQLNWPGNVRQLENICRWLTVMASGSEILPSDLPPELLEEKVVTTSGTGDNWQQLLANWAKCALDSGEKELLTYALPEFERILLEAALNHTNGHKQDAAKVLGWGRNTLTRKLKELY; encoded by the coding sequence ATGAGTAAGGGATACGTTTGGGTCGTCGATGACGACAGCTCTATCCGCTGGGTAGTAGAAAAAACACTTTCATCTGCGGATATAAAGTGTGAAACATTCGCTGATGCTGAGAGCGTATTACTTGCGCTTGAGCGCGAGACACCTGACGTATTGGTATCGGATATTCGCATGCCCGGCATTGATGGGATTGAGCTGCTGCATCAGGTTCATCAACGCTCCCCTGACCTACCCGTGATCATCATGACCGCGCACTCAGACCTTGATGCTGCGGTAAATGCTTATCAAAAAGGCGCCTTTGAATATCTACCAAAGCCGTTCGATATTGATGAGACACTGACTCTAGTGGAGCGAGCGATCGCGCACAGCCAAGAACAGAAACGTGAGCAAGCCAGTGAAGTAGCCGAAGATACCAACGCGCCTGAAATCATCGGTGAAGCGCCGGCAATGCAAGAGGTTTTCCGTGCTATTGGCCGTTTGTCTCGATCATCTATTTCAGTACTCATCAATGGCGAATCAGGTACTGGTAAGGAGTTAGTCGCTCACGCTTTGCACCGTCACAGCCCAAGAGCTAAAAAGCCATTCATAGCTTTGAACATGGCGGCAATTCCCAAGGATCTGATCGAATCTGAGTTGTTTGGCCACGAGAAAGGCGCCTTTACCGGTGCTAACAGCGTTCGCCAAGGGCGCTTCGAACAGGCCAACGGAGGCACACTGTTTCTTGATGAGATCGGCGACATGCCACTCGATATTCAGACTCGCCTGCTACGAGTACTTTCCGATGGTCAATTTTATCGTGTGGGTGGGCACTCAGCAGTTAAGGTTGACGTTCGTATCGTTGCCGCAACCCACCAAGATCTTGAACGATTGGTGCATGAAGGCGACTTCCGTGAAGACCTTTTCCACCGACTCAACGTTATCCGAATCCATATCCCGGCACTTCGCGAACGTAAACAAGACATTGAAAAGCTGACTCATCACTTCCTAGCATCAGCCGCCGAAGAGCTCGGTGTTGAAGTGAAAACACTGCATCCTGAGACCATTTTAAAGCTCAATCAGCTGAATTGGCCGGGTAACGTGCGTCAGCTTGAGAACATTTGTCGCTGGCTCACCGTGATGGCGAGTGGCAGCGAAATTCTCCCTTCAGACCTTCCCCCAGAGCTGCTAGAAGAAAAAGTAGTGACAACCTCTGGAACTGGAGATAACTGGCAACAACTGCTCGCTAATTGGGCGAAGTGTGCGCTTGATTCAGGAGAAAAAGAACTGCTGACTTATGCGCTACCAGAGTTTGAACGTATACTACTTGAGGCTGCACTCAACCATACTAATGGTCACAAACAAGATGCAGCCAAGGTTTTAGGTTGGGGAAGAAACACCCTAACTCGCAAGCTTAAAGAGCTGTACTGA
- a CDS encoding virulence factor BrkB family protein, which translates to MNELQGSYKLKIKKVGTLSIQFSRYLLARMTHDRVNVNAGYLAYITLLSIVPMLTVLLSILSSFSIFADVGIVIQNFVITNFVPASGDAVHGALLEFVANTGKMTAVGSVFLFIAALMLISNIDKNLNYIWRVTEKRRAVLSFSMYWMVLTLGPILVGASIAATSYVTSLSLLQNEVVSGAFNTVIRKLPLILSFFAFFGLYLLVPNKKIHFSHAAAGSLVAALLFELSKKGFAAYITQFPSYQLIYGALAAIPILFVWVYLCWLIVLVGAEVTAALGEQEQWSDPKEMVHSSDKDKITEQGNNSDSTDPESK; encoded by the coding sequence ATGAACGAGTTACAAGGGAGTTACAAGTTGAAGATAAAAAAGGTCGGCACACTCAGTATTCAGTTTTCTCGCTATCTTTTAGCGCGAATGACGCACGATAGAGTGAATGTGAATGCGGGCTACTTGGCGTACATTACTTTGCTCTCGATCGTTCCTATGCTGACGGTATTGCTCTCTATCTTGTCGTCATTCTCCATCTTTGCTGATGTTGGTATCGTGATTCAAAACTTCGTTATTACCAACTTTGTTCCGGCATCTGGGGATGCAGTACACGGCGCATTGTTGGAGTTCGTTGCCAATACCGGCAAGATGACGGCGGTAGGTAGTGTGTTCTTATTCATTGCAGCGCTGATGCTGATTTCGAATATTGATAAGAACTTAAACTACATCTGGCGAGTAACGGAAAAGCGTCGTGCGGTGCTGTCTTTCTCTATGTACTGGATGGTGCTCACGCTTGGACCAATTCTAGTGGGAGCGAGTATTGCTGCAACGTCTTACGTGACCTCATTGAGCTTGCTGCAAAATGAGGTGGTGTCTGGTGCTTTTAATACCGTAATTCGCAAACTTCCTTTGATTCTCTCTTTCTTTGCGTTTTTCGGTCTGTATCTGCTGGTTCCCAACAAAAAGATACACTTTTCTCATGCAGCTGCAGGTTCTCTAGTGGCGGCTCTGCTGTTTGAATTAAGCAAGAAAGGCTTCGCGGCCTACATTACTCAATTCCCTTCTTACCAGTTGATTTATGGTGCATTGGCGGCAATTCCAATTCTATTTGTCTGGGTTTATTTGTGCTGGTTGATCGTGCTGGTTGGTGCTGAGGTGACGGCCGCATTGGGTGAGCAGGAACAGTGGAGTGACCCGAAAGAAATGGTACACTCGTCGGATAAAGACAAAATCACAGAGCAAGGAAACAACAGTGATAGCACTGATCCAGAGAGTAAGTGA
- the dtd gene encoding D-aminoacyl-tRNA deacylase produces MIALIQRVSEAAVRVDGEVVGEIEQGLLVLLGVEKGDDEAKAKRLMERVTTYRVFGDEDDKMNLNVKQVEGKVLVVSQFTLPADTKKGTRAGFSRGAHPEDAERLYNYFSDQCESVLPTERGRFAADMKVSLVNDGPVTFWLQV; encoded by the coding sequence GTGATAGCACTGATCCAGAGAGTAAGTGAAGCTGCCGTCCGTGTTGATGGCGAAGTAGTTGGTGAGATTGAGCAAGGCTTATTGGTTCTGTTAGGCGTAGAAAAAGGTGATGATGAAGCCAAAGCCAAACGTTTGATGGAACGAGTAACCACTTATCGTGTCTTTGGAGATGAAGACGATAAAATGAACCTCAACGTGAAGCAGGTAGAAGGTAAGGTATTAGTGGTGTCTCAATTCACTCTGCCAGCCGATACCAAAAAAGGGACTCGAGCAGGGTTTTCTCGTGGTGCTCACCCAGAAGATGCTGAGCGTCTCTACAACTATTTCTCAGACCAATGTGAATCAGTGTTGCCAACGGAACGTGGCCGATTCGCAGCCGACATGAAAGTGTCTTTGGTTAATGATGGCCCAGTGACATTCTGGCTGCAGGTTTAG
- the glnA gene encoding glutamate--ammonia ligase has protein sequence MSVENVLSLIQENEVKFIDLRFTDTKGKEQHISIPSHQVDADFFEEGKMFDGSSVAGWKGINESDMVMMPDAASAVLDPFTEDATLNIRCDILEPATMQGYDRDPRSIAKRSEEYLRSTGIADTVLVGPEPEFFLFDDVKFSNDMSGSFFKIDDVEAAWNTGSDIEGGNKGHRPGVKGGYFPVAPVDSSQDIRSAMCLVMEEMGLVVEAHHHEVATAGQNEIATRFNTLTAKADETQIYKYVVHNVAHAFGKTATFMPKPLVGDNGSGMHVHQSLAKDGVNLFAGDKYGGLSEMALYYIGGVIKHARAINAFANPSTNSYKRLVPGFEAPVMLAYSARNRSASIRIPVVPSPKARRIELRFGDPAANPYLCYSAMLMAGLDGIKNKIHPGEAMDKDLYDLPAEEAAEIPTVAESLQEALAALSEDREFLTAGGVFSDDFIDSYITLKSDDVQRVNMATHPLEFELYYSV, from the coding sequence ATGTCAGTAGAAAATGTACTATCCCTGATCCAAGAGAACGAAGTTAAATTTATCGACTTACGTTTTACTGATACAAAAGGTAAAGAGCAGCATATCTCTATTCCTTCTCACCAAGTTGATGCAGACTTCTTCGAAGAAGGCAAAATGTTTGACGGCTCTTCAGTAGCTGGTTGGAAAGGCATTAACGAATCTGACATGGTAATGATGCCAGATGCAGCATCTGCTGTACTGGACCCATTCACAGAAGACGCAACGCTAAACATCCGTTGTGACATCCTTGAGCCTGCAACAATGCAAGGCTACGACCGTGACCCACGCTCTATCGCTAAACGTTCTGAAGAATACCTACGTTCTACAGGTATCGCAGACACAGTTCTAGTTGGTCCAGAGCCAGAATTCTTCCTATTTGACGACGTTAAGTTCTCAAACGACATGTCTGGTTCTTTCTTCAAGATTGATGACGTAGAAGCAGCTTGGAACACAGGTTCTGACATCGAAGGCGGTAACAAAGGTCACCGTCCTGGCGTTAAAGGCGGTTACTTCCCAGTAGCTCCTGTAGATTCATCTCAAGACATCCGTTCAGCAATGTGTCTAGTAATGGAAGAGATGGGCCTAGTAGTTGAAGCTCACCACCACGAAGTAGCAACTGCGGGTCAAAACGAAATCGCAACTCGCTTCAACACGCTAACAGCGAAAGCTGATGAAACTCAAATCTACAAGTACGTTGTACACAACGTTGCTCACGCATTTGGTAAAACAGCGACATTCATGCCTAAGCCACTAGTTGGTGACAACGGTTCTGGTATGCACGTTCACCAATCTCTAGCAAAAGACGGCGTTAACCTGTTTGCTGGTGATAAGTACGGCGGCCTATCTGAAATGGCGCTTTACTACATCGGTGGTGTAATCAAGCACGCTCGTGCAATCAACGCGTTTGCTAACCCATCAACTAACTCGTACAAGCGTCTTGTACCTGGTTTCGAAGCACCTGTAATGCTTGCTTACTCAGCACGTAACCGCTCTGCTTCTATCCGTATCCCAGTAGTACCAAGCCCTAAAGCACGTCGTATCGAGCTACGTTTTGGTGACCCAGCAGCGAACCCATACCTATGCTACTCAGCAATGCTTATGGCTGGCCTTGACGGTATCAAGAACAAGATTCACCCAGGCGAAGCTATGGATAAAGATCTATACGACCTTCCTGCAGAAGAAGCAGCTGAAATCCCAACAGTTGCAGAATCTCTACAAGAAGCTCTAGCAGCGCTTAGCGAAGACCGTGAGTTCTTAACAGCTGGCGGCGTATTCTCTGACGATTTCATCGATTCTTACATCACTCTGAAATCTGACGACGTACAACGCGTGAACATGGCTACACACCCACTTGAGTTTGAACTGTACTACTCAGTTTAA
- a CDS encoding AAA family ATPase — MNPIIITGGPGAGKTTLINALGDAGYPTFAESSRQLIEQQSQLENGILPWLNLPGFARLCLTVMSEQKDQANQRPIAFLDRAIPDICGYLSQASLEVTENYREASQGYHPQVLFCCPEASIYVQDEVRPYPFEEALAIHHSLVKVYRELGYKVVEVPFMSVAERVQFAESHLGIKS; from the coding sequence ATGAACCCAATCATTATTACTGGCGGCCCTGGCGCCGGAAAGACCACACTAATTAATGCCTTGGGAGATGCGGGTTACCCAACCTTCGCTGAGTCCTCTCGCCAGTTAATCGAACAGCAGAGCCAACTTGAGAACGGTATCTTACCTTGGTTAAACCTTCCGGGCTTTGCTCGCCTATGTTTAACCGTCATGAGCGAACAAAAAGACCAAGCCAATCAACGTCCGATTGCGTTTCTCGATCGCGCTATTCCCGACATCTGCGGTTACTTGTCCCAGGCCAGCCTTGAGGTTACTGAGAACTACCGAGAAGCGAGCCAAGGCTATCACCCTCAAGTGTTGTTCTGTTGCCCTGAGGCTTCCATCTATGTTCAAGATGAAGTGCGCCCTTACCCATTTGAAGAAGCATTAGCGATTCACCACTCGCTGGTCAAAGTCTATCGAGAGCTAGGTTATAAGGTAGTTGAAGTGCCCTTTATGTCGGTCGCTGAGCGAGTTCAGTTCGCTGAAAGTCACCTAGGAATCAAAAGCTAG
- the glnL gene encoding nitrogen regulation protein NR(II), which yields MNRSAKSDSIDTHHLSSAILDNMVTSTLMLDEQLYVRYANPAAEQLFSQSARRIVDHPLSQLIQHASLDLALLTQPLQSGQSITDSDVTFVVDNRPLMLEVTVSPISWQRETLLLVEMRKIDQQRRLSQELNQHAQQQAAKLLVRGLAHEIKNPLGGLRGAAQLLGKMLPDQSLNEYTQIIIEQADRLRALVDRLLGPQKPGTKSEENLHQILEKVRQLVELESGSTLAIERDYDPSLPDILMDSAQVEQAMLNIVSNAAQILKTQESGKITIRTRTVHQANIHGQRHKLAARIEISDNGPGIPDELKDTLFYPMVSGREGGTGLGLSISQNLIDQHNGKIDVESWPGSTTFTIYLPI from the coding sequence GTGAATCGATCAGCCAAAAGCGACAGCATAGATACACATCATCTTTCCAGCGCCATTCTCGACAATATGGTGACTTCGACATTGATGCTCGATGAGCAACTGTATGTCCGCTACGCCAATCCGGCGGCTGAACAACTCTTTTCACAGAGCGCGCGACGCATCGTTGATCATCCACTGAGCCAACTTATCCAACACGCCTCGCTCGACTTAGCACTTCTAACTCAACCTCTACAAAGCGGCCAGAGCATTACCGACAGTGACGTGACCTTCGTCGTTGATAACCGCCCGCTGATGCTTGAGGTGACGGTTAGCCCAATCTCTTGGCAACGTGAAACGCTGTTATTGGTTGAGATGCGCAAGATTGACCAACAAAGAAGACTCAGCCAAGAGCTTAACCAACACGCACAACAACAAGCGGCTAAGCTGCTGGTGCGTGGGTTAGCACATGAGATCAAGAACCCATTGGGTGGTTTAAGAGGTGCTGCGCAACTACTTGGAAAGATGCTCCCTGATCAGTCTCTGAATGAGTACACCCAGATCATTATTGAGCAAGCCGACCGCTTGCGCGCTTTAGTCGATCGCCTGCTTGGCCCGCAAAAGCCAGGAACCAAATCAGAAGAGAACCTTCACCAGATACTCGAAAAAGTAAGGCAACTGGTTGAGCTCGAATCAGGTTCGACGCTAGCCATCGAACGAGATTACGACCCTAGCCTACCGGACATCTTGATGGATTCGGCACAGGTTGAACAAGCGATGCTCAATATCGTGAGTAACGCAGCGCAGATTCTAAAGACTCAGGAATCAGGGAAAATCACCATTCGCACCAGAACGGTGCATCAAGCAAACATTCATGGGCAGCGACACAAACTCGCTGCTCGAATTGAGATCAGCGATAACGGCCCAGGCATCCCCGACGAATTAAAAGACACGCTTTTTTACCCAATGGTCAGCGGTCGAGAGGGTGGCACAGGCTTAGGGTTATCGATATCTCAAAACCTGATCGATCAACACAATGGGAAAATTGATGTTGAAAGCTGGCCGGGCAGCACCACATTCACGATTTACCTGCCGATTTAG